CCTGCTGCGGGAGATGGAGCTTCGCGGAGGCGTTGAAGTGACGTTCGTCGAGACCGCCAGCCCGGCGTGGGACGGCGGCGTCCGGGAAGGGGACGTCCTTCTCTCCATCAACCGGGAAACGGTTCGCGGCCTCGACGAGTACCGGAAGGCCGTGTCGCGACTCCCCCGGGGGCGGCCGGCGTTCGCCCTGGTCTACCGGGAGGGTGTCCAGCTTTATGTGGCGCTGAAAAGCAGGTGAGGATAGTCTCCCGAGGAGGAGCCGATGGGAGTGGTGAAGGACACGGACGTGGCCCGGCGGATCGCCCGGGCGGTGGTCTCGGACATCGCGCTGTACAACGCGAAGAAGGTCGAGGAAGGGGTCCGGAACGACACCCTGTTCGATCTCCTGAAGGAGGAGATCGAGGAGGGGCAGGGCTACTATCTGAGCCGTGTCGACCCCGAGATCGCGAAGAGCACGAATTATTTCGACCAGGCGCTGGTGGATGTCCTGCTCAAGCCGACCGGGCGCATCCCCTCGAAGATCTGGTAGCGTGACCCCGAACGGGCCGCGCGGGACCCACCGGCTGACCGTTCCGGCCGACCGGGCGGGGGAACGCCTCGACCGGTACCTTCCGGAGGCGATCCCGGGGATCTCCCGGGCGCGCGGGCAGCGGTTGATCGAGGAGGGGAACGTCCGGCTGGCGGGAGAGATCGTGCGTCCGTCGACCCGCCTGAAGGGCGGGGAACCGATCATCGTCGTCGTCCCTCCGCCCGTCCCCCTCGACATGATGGCGGAGGATCTTCCCCTCCGTGTGCTGTATGAAGACGCCCACCTGCTGGTCGTCGAAAAACCTGCCGGCATGGTGGTTCACCCCGCGCCGGGGCACCCCAGCGGAACCCTCGTGAACGCGCTCCTTGGCCGCTCCGACACCCTGTCAGGGATCGGGGGCGTTTCCCGCCCGGGGATCGTCCACCGGCTCGATCGTGACACCTCCGGGGTTCTCGTGGTCGCGAAGACCGACGCCGCCCACGGGACGCTGTCCGCGCGGTTTGCCGCCCACGCGATGGACCGGAAGTACCATGGGATCGTCTTCGGACGCCCGCCTTTGGACAAGGGGACCGTGTCGACGCGGATCGGGAGGCACCCCGTCCACCGGAAAAAGATGGCGGTGCTCCCGGCGGGGGGACGGGAGGCCGTCACCCGCTACCGGCGGCTCGAAACGTTCGGCCCCTTCTCCCTTCTCGAGTTCCGGCTGGAGACGGGACGCACCCACCAGGTGCGGGTGCACTGCGCCCACCTCGGCTGCCCGATCGTCGGAGACGACGTGTACGGAAGGTCGCGGAAGATCCCCCTCGGAAAGGGGACGTCCGCGCGGACGGTGACCGTCTCCCGGTTTCTCCTGCACGCGTTCCACCTGGCGTTCCCGCATCCGGTCACCGGGGAGCCGCTCTCCTTCACCATCCCCGACCCGCCGGAGTTCG
This Deltaproteobacteria bacterium DNA region includes the following protein-coding sequences:
- a CDS encoding RluA family pseudouridine synthase yields the protein MTPNGPRGTHRLTVPADRAGERLDRYLPEAIPGISRARGQRLIEEGNVRLAGEIVRPSTRLKGGEPIIVVVPPPVPLDMMAEDLPLRVLYEDAHLLVVEKPAGMVVHPAPGHPSGTLVNALLGRSDTLSGIGGVSRPGIVHRLDRDTSGVLVVAKTDAAHGTLSARFAAHAMDRKYHGIVFGRPPLDKGTVSTRIGRHPVHRKKMAVLPAGGREAVTRYRRLETFGPFSLLEFRLETGRTHQVRVHCAHLGCPIVGDDVYGRSRKIPLGKGTSARTVTVSRFLLHAFHLAFPHPVTGEPLSFTIPDPPEF